A genome region from Hippopotamus amphibius kiboko isolate mHipAmp2 chromosome 1, mHipAmp2.hap2, whole genome shotgun sequence includes the following:
- the CELSR2 gene encoding cadherin EGF LAG seven-pass G-type receptor 2 isoform X3, translating to MRSPAARAPLPTPLPPLLLLLLLPPPLRGDQVGPCRSLGAGGRGSSGACAPVGWLCPASSSNLWLYTSRCRDAGTELTGHLVPHHDGLRVWCPESGAHIPLPPAPEGCPWSCRLLGIGGHLSPQGKLTLPRENLCLKAPRLRCQSCKLGQTAGFRAGESSAEESMGGRRKRNVNTAPQFQPPSYQATVPENQPAGTPVASLRAIDPDEGEAGRLEYTMDALFDSRSNHFFSLDPVTGAVTTAEELDRETKSTHVFRVTAQDHGMPRRSALATLTIMVTDTNDHDPVFEQQEYKESLRENLEVGYEVLTVRATDGDAPPNANILYRLLEGPGGSPSEVFEIDPRSGVIRTRGPVDREEVESYQLTVEASDQGRDPGPRSATAAVFLSVEDDNDNAPQFSEKRYVVQVREDVTPGAPVLRVTASDRDKGSNALVHYSIMSGNARGQFYLDAQTGALDVVSPLDYETTKEYTLRVRAQDGGRPPLSNVSGLVTVQVLDINDNAPIFVSTPFQATVLESVPLGYLVLHIQAIDADAGDNARLEYRLAGVGHDFPFTINNGTGWISVAAELDREEVDFYSFGVEARDHGTPALTASASVSVTILDVNDNNPTFTQPEYTVRLNEDAAVGTSVVTVSAVDRDAHSVITYQISSGNTRNRFSITSQSGGGLVSLALPLDYKLERQYVLAVTASDGTRQDTAQVVVNVTDANTHRPVFQSSHYTVNINEDQPAGTTVVLISATDEDTGENARITYFMEDSIPQFRIDADTGAVTTQAELDYEDQVSYTLAITARDNGIPQKSDTTYLEILVNDVNDNAPQFLRDSYQGSVYEDVPPFTSVLQISATDRDSGLNGRVFYTFQGGDDGDGDFIVESTSGIVRTLRRLDRENVAQYILRAYAVDKGMPPARTPMDVTVTVLDVNDNPPVFEQDEFDVFVEENSPIGLAVARVTATDPDEGTNAQIMYQIVEGNIPEVFQLDIFSGELTALVDLDYEDRPEYILVIQATSAPLVSRATVHVRLLDRNDNPPVLGNFEILFNNYVTNRSSSFPGGAIGRVPAHDPDISDSLTYSFERGNELSLVLLNASTGELRLSRALDNNRPLEAIMSVLVSDGVHSVTAQCALRVTIITDEMLTHSITLRLEDMSPERFLSPLLGLFIQAVAATLATPPDHVVVFNVQRDTDAPGGHILNVSLSVGRPPGPGGGPPFLPSEDLQERLYLNRSLLTAISAQRVLPFDDNICLREPCENYMRCVSVLRFDSSAPFIASSSVLFRPIHPVGGLRCRCPPGFTGDYCETEVDLCYSRPCGPHGRCRSREGGYTCLCRDGYTGEHCEVSARSGRCTPGVCKNGGTCVNLLVGGFKCDCPSGDFEKPFCQVTTRSFPARSFVTFRGLRQRFHFTLALSFATKERDGLLLYNGRFNEKHDFVALEVIQEQVQLTFSAGESTTTVSPFVPGGVSDGQWHTVQLKYYNKPLLGQTGLPQGPSEQKVAVVTVDGCDTGVALRFGAVLGNYSCAAQGTQGGSKKSLDLTGPLLLGGVPDLPESFPVRTRHFVGCMRNLQVDSHHVDMADFIANNGTVPGCPAKKNVCDSNTCHNGGTCVNQWDAFSCECPLGFGGKSCAQEMANPQRFLGSSLVAWHGLSLPISQPWHLSLMFRTRQADGVLLQAVTRGRSTITLQLREGHVVLSVEGTGLQASSLRLEPGRANDGDWHHAQLALGASGGPGHAILSFDYGQQRAEGNLGPRLHGLHLSNITVGGVPGPASDVARGFRGCLQGVRVSETPDGVSSLDPSRGESVNVEPGCSLPDPCDSNPCPANSYCSDDWDSYSCSCDPGYYGDNCTNVCDLNPCEHQSVCTRKPSAPHGYTCECPQNYLGLYCETRIDQPCPRGWWGHPTCGPCNCDVSKGFDPDCNKTSGECHCKENHYRPPGSPACLLCDCYPTGSLSRVCDPEDGQCPCKPGVIGRQCDRCDNPFAEVTTNGCEVNYDSCPRAIEAGIWWPRTRFGLPAAAPCPKGSFGTAVRHCDEYRGWLPPNLFNCTSVTFSELKGFAERLQRNESGLDPGRSQRLALLLRNATQHTAGYFGSDVKVAYQLATRLLAHESAQRGFGLSATQDVHFTENLLRVGSALLDAANKRHWELIQQTEGGTAWLLQHYEAYASALAQNMRHTYLSPFTIVTPNIVISVVRLDKGSFAGAKLPRYEALRGERPPDLETTVILPESVFRETLPAVRPAGPGEAQEPEELARRQRRHPELSQGEAVASVIIYRTLAGLLPHNYDPDKRSLRVPKRPVINTPVVSISVHDDEELLPRALDKPVTVQFRLLETEERTKPICVFWNHSILVSGTGGWSARGCEVVFRNESHVSCQCNHMTSFAVLMDVSRRENGEILPLKTLTYVALGVTLAALLLTFLFLTVLRALRSNQHGIRRNLTAALGLAQLVFLLGINQADLPFACTVIAILLHFLYLCTFSWALLEALHLYRALTEVRDVNAGPMRFYYMLGWGVPAFITGLAVGLDPEGYGNPDFCWLSIYDTLIWSFAGPVAFAVSMSVFLYILAARASCAAQRQGFEKKGPVSGLRPSFAVLVLLSATWLLALLSVNSDTLLFHYLFAASNCIQGPFIFLSYVVLSKEVRKALKFACSRKPSPDPALTTKSTLTSSYNCSSPYADGRLYQPYGDSAGSLHSASRSGKSQPSYIPFLLREESTLNPNQGPPGLGNPGGLFLEAQDQQHDPDTDSDSDLSLEDDQSGSYASTHSSDSEEEEEEEEGEAAFSGEPGWDSLLGPGAERLPLHSTPKDGGLGPEKVPWPGDFGTTAKDGGGTGASEERPRENGDALPREGSLGPLPGPSAQPHKGILKKKCLPTISEKSSLLRLPLEQGTGSSRGSSASEGSRGGLPPRPPPRQSLQEQLNGVMPIAMSIKAGTVDEDSSGSEN from the exons ATGCGGAGCCCGGCGGCCCGCGCCCCCCTTCCAACACcgctgccgccgctgctgctactgctgctgctgccgccgccactACGGGGAGACCAAGTGGGGCCCTGTCGTTCTCTGGGGGCCGGGGGACGCGGCTCCTCGGGGGCCTGCGCTCCCGTAGGCTGGCTCTGTCCAGCCTCATCCTCGAACCTCTGGCTCTACACCAGCCGCTGCAGGGATGCGGGGACGGAACTGACTGGCCATCTGGTGCCCCACCACGATGGTCTGAGGGTCTGGTGTCCAGAATCCGGGGCCCACATCCCCCTGCCGCCGGCGCCCGAAGGCTGCCCCTGGAGCTGTCGTCTTCTGGGCATTGGAGGCCACCTTTCCCCACAGGGCAAGCTCACCCTGCCCCGTGAGAACCTGTGCTTAAAAGCCCCACGGCTGAGATGCCAGTCCTGTAAGCTGGGGCAGACCGCAGGGTTCAGGGCAGGGGAAAGCTCAGCAGAAGAGTCCATGGGTGGACGTCGGAAGAGGAATGTGAATACAGCCCCCCAGTTTCAGCCCCCCAGCTACCAGGCCACAGTTCCCGAGAACCAGCCAGCAGGTACGCCTGTGGCATCTCTGCGGGCCATCGACCCAGATGAGGGCGAGGCAGGTCGGCTTGAATACACTATGGATGCCCTCTTCGATAGCCGCTCCAATCATTTCTTTTCGCTGGACCCAGTCACGGGTGCAGTAACCACAGCCGAGGAGCTGGATCGTGAGACCAAGAGTACTCACGTCTTCAGGGTCACTGCGCAGGATCACGGCATGCCCCGACGCAGTGCGCTGGCCACGCTCACCATCATGGTGACTGACACCAATGATCACGACCCTGTGTTTGAGCAGCAGGAGTACAAGGAGAGCCTCAGGGAGAACCTGGAGGTTGGCTATGAGGTGCTCACCGTCAGAGCCACAGATGGTGACGCCCCTCCCAATGCCAACATTCTGTACCGCCTGCtggaggggcctgggggcagcCCTTCTGAAGTCTTTGAGATTGACCCTCGCTCCGGGGTCATCCGAACCCGGGGTCCTGTGGATCGGGAAGAGGTGGAATCCTACCAGTTGACAGTGGAAGCGAGTGACCAGGGTCGGGACCCCGGTCCGCGGAGTGCCACAGCTGCTGTTTTCCTGTCTGTGGAGGATGATAACGACAACGCCCCCCAGTTCAGTGAGAAGCGCTATGTGGTTCAGGTGCGGGAGGATGTGACCCCAGGAGCCCCGGTACTCCGGGTCACTGCCTCGGATAGAGACAAGGGCAGCAATGCCCTGGTGCATTACAGCATCATGAGTGGCAACGCTCGGGGACAGTTTTACTTAGATGCCCAGACTGGGGCTCTGGATGTGGTGAGCCCTCTTGACTATGAGACAACTAAGGAATACACCCTACGGGTTCGGGCACAGGATGGCGGCCGCCCCCCTCTCTCCAACGTCTCCGGCTTGGTGACAGTGCAGGTCCTGGATATCAACGACAACGCTCCCATCTTCGTCAGCACCCCCTTCCAGGCTACTGTCCTGGAGAGTGTCCCCTTAGGCTACCTGGTTCTCCACATCCAGGCCATCGATGCCGATGCCGGTGACAATGCCCGCCTCGAATACCGCCTTGCGGGGGTTGGGCACGACTTCCCCTTCACCATTAACAATGGCACAGGCTGGATCTCCGTGGCGGCTGAGCTGGACCGGGAAGAGGTTGATTTCTACAGCTTTGGAGTAGAAGCCCGCGACCACGGCACCCCAGCACTCACTGCTTCAGCCAGTGTCAGTGTGACCATCCTGGATGTCAACGACAACAACCCGACCTTTACCCAACCAGAGTACACCGTGCGGCTCAATGAGGATGCAGCTGTGGGCACCAGCGTGGTGACGGTGTCGGCCGTGGACCGTGATGCCCACAGTGTCATCACCTACCAGATCTCCAGCGGCAACACCCGAAACCGCTTCTCCATCACCAGCCAGAGTGGTGGGGGGCTGGTGTCCCTCGCCTTGCCGCTGGATTACAAACTGGAGCGGCAGTACGTGCTGGCTGTTACCGCCTCCGATGGCACACGACAGGACACGGCACAAGTGGTGGTGAACGTCACCGATGCTAATACCCATCGTCCCGTATTTCAGAGCTCCCACTACACGGTGAATATTAACGAGGACCAGCCAGCAGGCACCACCGTGGTGCTGATCAGTGccacagatgaggacacaggtGAGAATGCCCGCATCACCTACTTTATGGAGGACAGCATCCCCCAGTTCCGCATCGATGCAGACACAGGGGCTGTCACCACCCAGGCTGAGCTGGACTACGAGGACCAGGTGTCCTACACCCTGGCCATCACTGCCCGGGACAATGGCATTCCCCAGAAGTCTGACACCACCTACCTGGAGATCCTAGTGAATGACGTGAATGACAATGCCCCTCAGTTTCTGCGGGACTCCTACCAGGGCAGTGTCTATGAGGACGTGCCCCCCTTCACCAGTGTCCTGCAGATCTCAGCCACTGACCGTGACTCTGGCCTTAACGGCAGGGTCTTCTACACCTTTCAAGGGGGTGATGATGGAGATGGTGACTTTATTGTAGAATCCACATCAGGCATTGTGCGAACTCTGCGGAGGCTGGATCGTGAAAATGTGGCCCAGTACATCCTGCGGGCATATGCAGTGGACAAAGGGATGCCTCCAGCCCGCACGCCCATGGACGTGACGGTCACTGTATTGGATGTGAATGACAATCCACCCGTTTTTGAGCAGGATGAGTTTGATGTGTTTGTGGAAGAGAACAGCCCCATTGGGCTGGCTGTGGCCCGGGTCACAGCCACTGACCCTGACGAAGGCACCAATGCCCAGATCATGTACCAGATCGTGGAGGGCAACATCCCTGAGGTCTTCCAGCTGGACATCTTCTCAGGGGAGCTGACTGCTCTGGTGGACTTGGACTACGAGGACCGGCCTGAATACATCCTGGTCATCCAGGCCACGTCGGCTCCCCTGGTGAGCCGGGCTACAGTGCACGTCCGCCTGCTTGACCGCAACGACAACCCACCTGTGCTGGGCAACTTTGAGATTCTTTTCAACAACTACGTCACCAACCGATCGAGCAGCTTCCCGGGGGGTGCCATCGGCCGGGTGCCTGCCCACGACCCTGACATCTCCGACAGCCTGACTTACAGCTTTGAGCGGGGAAACGAACTCAGCCTGGTCCTGCTCAATGCGTCCACGGGTGAGCTGAGGCTGAGTCGGGCACTGGACAACAACCGACCTCTGGAGGCCATCATGAGCGTGCTGGTGTCAG ACGGCGTACACAGTGTGACCGCCCAGTGCGCACTGCGTGTCACCATCATCACCGACGAGATGCTCACGCACAGCATCACGCTGCGCCTGGAGGACATGTCGCCCGAGCGCTTCCTGTCGCCCCTACTGGGCCTCTTCATCCAGGCGGTGGCCGCCACGCTGGCCACACCCCCAGACCACGTGGTGGTCTTCAACGTGCAGCGGGACACCGACGCCCCTGGCGGCCACATCCTCAACGTGAGCCTGTCGGTGGGCCGGCCGCCCGGGCCCGGCGGCGGGCCGCCCTTCCTGCCCTCCGAGGACCTGCAGGAGCGCCTGTACCTCAACCGCAGCCTGCTCACGGCCATCTCGGCGCAGCGCGTGCTGCCCTTCGACGACAACATCTGCCTGCGCGAGCCCTGTGAGAACTACATGCGCTGCGTGTCGGTGCTGCGCTTCGACTCCTCCGCGCCCTTCATCGCCTCCTCCTCCGTGCTCTTCCGACCCATCCACCCCGTCGGCGGGCTGCGCTGCCGCTGCCCTCCCGGCTTCACGGGCGACTACTGCGAGACCGAGGTGGACCTCTGCTACTCGCGGCCCTGCGGCCCCCACGGGCGCTGCCGCAGCCGCGAGGGCGGCTACACCTGCCTCTGCCGCGATGGCTACACCG GTGAGCACTGCGAAGTGAGTGCCCGCTCAGGCCGTTGCACCCCGGGTGTCTGCAAGAATGGGGGCACCTGTGTCAACCTGCTGGTGGGCGGCTTCAAGTGTGACTGCCCATCTGGAGACTTCGAGAAGCCCTTCTGCCAGGTGACCACACGCAGCTTCCCTGCCCGCTCCTTCGTCACCTTCCGGGGCCTGCGCCAGCGCTTCCACTTCACCCTGGCCCTCTC GTTTGCCACCAAGGAGCGTGACGGGCTGCTGTTGTACAACGGGCGCTTCAACGAGAAGCACGACTTTGTGGCCCTCGAGGTGATCCAGGAGCAGGTCCAGCTTACCTTCTCTGCAG GGGAGTCGACCACCACCGTGTCCCCATTCGTGCCCGGAGGGGTCAGTGACGGCCAGTGGCACACAGTGCAGCTGAAGTACTACAATAAG cccctgTTGGGCCAGACAGGGCTCCCACAGGGCCCATCCGAGCAGAAGGTGGCTGTGGTGACTGTGGATGGCTGTGACACAGGGGTGGCCCTGCGCTTCGGAGCTGTGCTGGGCAACTACTCCTGCGCTGCCCAGGGCACCCAGGGAGGCAGCAAGAA GTCTCTGGACCTGACGGGGCCCCTGCTGCTGGGCGGGGTGCCTGACCTGCCCGAGAGCTTCCCCGTCCGCACGCGGCACTTCGTGGGCTGCATGAGGAACCTGCAGGTGGACAGCCACCACGTGGACATGGCCGACTTCATTGCCAACAACGGCACCGTGCCTG GCTGCCCCGCCAAGAAGAACGTGTGTGACAGCAACACTTGCCACAACGGGGGCACCTGTGTGAACCAGTGGGACGCCTTCAGCTGCGAGTGCCCCCTGGGCTTCGGGGGCAAGAGCTGTGCCCAGG AAATGGCCAACCCGCAGCGCTTCCTGGGCAGCAGCCTGGTGGCCTGGCATGGCCTCTCCCTGCCAATCTCGCAGCCCTGGCACCTCAGCCTCATGTTCCGCACCCGCCAGGCCGACGGCGTCCTGCTGCAGGCTGTCACCAGGGGGCGCAGCACCATCACCCTGCAG CTTCGCGAGGGCCACGTGGTGCTGAGTGTGGAGGGCACGGGGCTCCAGGCCTCGTCTCTCCGGCTGGAGCCAGGCCGGGCCAATGATGGCGACTGGCACCATGCACAGCTGGCACTGGGAGCCAGTGGGGGCCCTGGCCACGCCATCCTGTCCTTTGACTATGGGCAGCAGCGGGCAGAGGGCAACCTGGGCCCCCGGCTGCATGGGCTACACCTGAGCAACATTACCGTCGGGGGCGTGCCAGGGCCAGCCAGTGATGTGGCCCGTGGCTTCCGGGGCTGTTTGCAG GGTGTTCGGGTAAGCGAGACACCCGACGGTGTTAGCAGTCTGGATCCCAGCCGTGGGGAGAGCGTCAATGTGGAGCCAGGCTGTAGCCTGCCAGACCCCTgtgactcgaacccatgtcctgcCAACAGCTATTGCAGTGACGACTGGGACAGCTATTCCTGCAGCTGTGATCCAG GTTACTATGGTGACAACTGTACTAACGTGTGTGACCTGAACCCATGTGAGCATCAGTCCGTGTGTACCCGAAAGCCCAGTGCCCCCCATGGCTATACTTGCGAATGTCCCCAAAATTACCTTGGGCTGTACTGTGAGACCAG GATTGACCAGCCTTGCCCCCGAGGCTGGTGGGGACACCCCACGTGCGGCCCATGCAACTGTGACGTCAGCAAAGGCTTCGACCCAGACTGCAACAAGACAAGCGGCGAGTGCCACTGCAAG gAGAACCACTACCGGCCCCCTGGCAGCCCCGCCTGCCTCCTATGTGACTGCTACCCCACGGGCTCTCTGTCCCGAGTCTGTGACCCTGAGGACGGCCAGTGTCCATGCAAGCCAGGAGTCATTGGGCGCCAGTGTGACCGCTGTGACAACCCTTTTGCTGAGGTCACCACCAACGGCTGTGAAG TGAATTACGACAGCTGCCCGCGAGCCATCGAGGCCGGGATCTGGTGGCCCCGTACCCGCTTCGGGCTGCCTGctgctgccccctgccccaaAGGCTCCTTTG GCACCGCTGTGCGCCACTGTGACGAGTACAGAGGGTGGCTCCCCCCAAACCTCTTCAACTGCACGTCGGTCACCTTCTCAGAGCTGAAGGGCTTT GCGGAGCGGCTGCAGCGAAACGAGTCAGGCCTGGACCCGGGGCGCTCGCAGCGGCTGGCCCTGCTTCTGCGCAACGCCACCCAGCACACGGCTGGCTACTTCGGCAGTGACGTCAAGGTGGCCTACCAGCTGGCCACGCGGCTGCTGGCCCACGAGAGCGCCCAGCGAGGCTTCGGGCTGTCCGCCACACAGGATGTGCACTTCACCGAg AACCTGCTGCGGGTGGGCAGCGCCCTCCTGGATGCGGCCAACAAGCGGCACTGGGAGCTGATCCAGCAGACAGAGGGCGGCACTGCCTGGCTGCTCCAGCACTACGAGGCCTACGCCAGCGCGCTGGCCCAGAACATGCGGCACACCTACCTGAGCCCCTTCACCATCGTCACGCCCAACATCG TCATCTCTGTAGTTCGCCTGGACAAGGGGAGCTTCGCCGGGGCCAAGCTGCCCCGCTACGAGGCCCTGCGGGGGGAGCGGCCTCCGGACCTCGAGACCACGGTCATCCTGCCCGAGTCTGTCTTCAGAG AAACGCTCCCCGCGGTCAGGCCCGCAGGCCCCGGAGAGGCCCAGGAGCCAGAGGAGCTGGCCCGGCGTCAGCGGCGGCACCCGGAGCTGAGCCAGGGTGAGGCCGTGGCCAGTGTCATCATCTACCGCACCctggccgggctgctgccccacAACTACGACCCGGACAAGCGTAGCCTGAG AGTTCCCAAGCGCCCTGTCATCAACACGCCCGTGGTGAGCATCAGCGTGCACGACGACGAGGAGCTTCTGCCCCGAGCTCTGGACAAGCCGGTCACCGTGCAGTTCCGGCTGCTGGAGACGGAGGAGCGCACCAAGCCCATCTGTGTCTTCTGGAACCATTCGATCCT GGTCAGCGGCACAGGTGGCTGGTCAGCCCGAGGCTGCGAAGTCGTCTTCCGCAACGAGAGCCACGTCAGCTGCCAGTGCAACCACATGACGAGCTTCGCCGTGCTCATGGACGTGTCCCGGCGGGAG AATGGGGAGATCCTGCCACTGAAGACGCTGACATATGTGGCCCTGGGGGTCACCCTGGCTGCCCTACTGCTCACTTTCCTCTTCCTCACTGTTCTGCGTGCCCTGCGCTCCAACCAGCACGGCATCCGACGGAACCTGACTGCCGCCCTGGGCCTGGCTCAGCTGGTCTTCCTCCTGGGAATCAACCAGGCTGACCTCCCC TTTGCTTGCACAGTCATTGCCATCCTGCTGCACTTCCTGTACCTCTGCACCTTTTCCTGGGCTCTGCTGGAGGCCTTGCACCTGTACCGGGCGCTCACCGAGGTGCGCGATGTCAATGCTGGCCCCATGCGGTTCTACTACATGCTGGGCTGGGGTGTGCCCGCCTTCATCACAG GTCTAGCTGTGGGCCTGGACCCTGAGGGCTATGGGAACCCTGACTTCTGCTGGCTCTCCATCTACGATACACTCATCTGGAGTTTTGCCGGCCCCGTGGCCTTTGCTGTCTCG ATGAGTGTCTTCCTGTACATCCTGGCGGCCCGGGCCTCCTGTGCTGCCCAGCGGCAGGGCTTTGAGAAGAAGGGCCCTGT CTCGGGCCTGCGGCCCTCCTTCGCTGTCCTTGTGCTGCTGAGCGCCACGTGGCTACTGGCACTGCTCTCCGTCAACAGTGACACCCTTCTCTTCCACTACCTCTTTGCTGCTTCCAATTGCATCCAG GGCCCCTTCATCTTCCTCTCCTATGTGGTGCTTAGCAAGGAGGTCCGGAAAGCACTCAAGTTTGCCTGCAGCCGCAAGCCCAGCCCTGACCCTGCTCTGACCACCAAGTCCACCCTGACCTCG TCCTACAACTGCTCCAGCCCCTATGCAGATGGAAGGCTGTACCAGCCCTACGGAGACTCAGCAGGCTCTCTGCACAGTGCCAGCCGTTCGGGCAAGAGTCAGCCCAGCTACATCCCCTTCTTGTTGAG GGAGGAGTCCACACTGAACCCTAACCAAGGGCCCCCTGGCCTGGGGAACCCCGGTGGCCTATTCCTGGAAGCTCAAGACCAGCAGCACG ATCCAGACACAGACTCCGACAGTGACCTGTCCCTGGAAGATGACCAGAGCGGCTCCTATGCCTCAACCCACTCATCAGATAgcgaggaggaagaagaggaagaagagggggaggcCGCCTTCTCTGGAGAGCCGGGCTGGGACAgcctgctggggcctggggccgAGAGACTGCCCCTGCACAGTACCCCCAAGG ATGGGGGTCTGGGGCCCGAGAAGGTCCCCTGGCCAGGAGACTTTGGGACCACAGCAAAGGATGGTGGTGGCACTGGCGCCTCTGAGGAGCGGCCACGGGAGAATGGAGATGCCCTGCCTCGGGAGGGGTCCCTGGGTCCTCTTCCAGGCCCTTCTGCCCAACCTCACAAAG GCATCCTCAAGAAGAAGTGTCTGCCCACCATCAGTGAGAAGAGCAGCCTCCTACGGCTACCCCTGGAGCAGGGCACAGGCTCCTCCCGGGGCTCCTCAGCCAGCGAGGGCAGCCGGGGTGGGCTGCCTCCCCGCCCTCCGCCGCGGCAGAGCCTCCAGGAACAGCTGAACGGGGTCATGCCCATCGCCATGAGCATCAAGGCAGGCACGGTGGATGAGGACTCGTCAGGCTCCGA